The sequence below is a genomic window from Halosolutus gelatinilyticus.
TTCCTTGATGACGCGTTCCGTGCACTCCAGCCGCGGGACGTGTTCGATCCCCGGTCGATCGCCATCCAAGACAGCATCCAGGACGTACTTGCGGACGTCGACGTGACGATCAACGAGATCGGCAGCTACGATCGCCACGGCGGGACGGACGCCGGCGCGCTCACGGATCGACAGCTGGTCGCGGTCGAGACGGCGCTGTCGATCGGCTACTACGCCGTCCCGCGGGAGGCCTCGCTCGCCGACGCGCTCGACTGCGCCGAGAGCACCGCTTCGGTCCTGCTCAGGCGAGCTGAGCGCGACCTGTTCGCTCGGGTGCTCGATCGGTACGACGGGGCGATCGGGCCGGTCGAAACGCCGTAGGGACGGAACGTGATCTGTGCAGCCAAGCCATCGAACGGATCGATAGCAAGGGTTACCCCGGTGCATCCCACATATAGGGATGAATGGCTGACTCGTTCTGGTACCCGTCAGTCGAGGATATTGTCGCTATCCACGACGACATCGTGTCGGAGTATTCCGACACGCATGCCGGCGTCAGGAACCGCGGAGATATCGAGTTCGCCCTGAACTACGTTGCTGACGGTAGTTTTGGAACATCACCCGAGACGATCCACGAGAAAGCGTTTCACCTCCTTCGACTGCTGGTAGTGAACCACCCGTTCGTCGACGCGAACAAGCGCGCTGCACTCAACACGACCGTCGTGTTCTACTTCCTCAACGGATACCGTCTCGTGTACGACAACGAAATCAGGACGATCCTCAAGCGGTTCGGCACTGATCAGACGACCGTCGACGAAGCGGAAACCGTCACGTACCTTCGTTCCCACACCGAAGAAATCGACCTCGCGGGCGAGATCGAGCAGTGGCGTGACGACCTCATTCAGTACGGACTGAACGAACTGACCGGCGACTCGTCGGACCCGAACGATTAACCGCGCCCGAGACGATAACCCAAACATGGCGACGAAAGAAGGTGCAGAGTCCGGTTCTCCGCTCGATGAAGTGATGGAAGACATCCGACGAGAACTCGTCCAGCGGGTGGCGGCGGCCGATCGAAACGCGAATCGGGAAATCTACGACGCGCTCGAACACGAATAACGTGGCACGGCTCCGACTTCACGACTCGTTTCCGGTTTACCGAGTGCCGCCCCGATAACTGAACTACGTAAGTCGATCGACCGGTATGCACGTTCGACCGTTCAGTCGTGTCGCAGCGCTCGGTCGTTTTCTTCGAAACTATCTCCGCCCCGATAACCGTCGCGACCGTCGTCAGAACGGACGTACAGCGAGTGCGTGCTGAGGGTGTTTTTATGGCCGCGGCCACAGTAGTAGTCGTATGGCTGACATGGGAGTCGCAATAGTGACGGCGGCGGGAAGCGGTATCAGGGAAGCCTGCGCCCGGCGACTGGACGAGG
It includes:
- a CDS encoding type II toxin-antitoxin system death-on-curing family toxin is translated as MADSFWYPSVEDIVAIHDDIVSEYSDTHAGVRNRGDIEFALNYVADGSFGTSPETIHEKAFHLLRLLVVNHPFVDANKRAALNTTVVFYFLNGYRLVYDNEIRTILKRFGTDQTTVDEAETVTYLRSHTEEIDLAGEIEQWRDDLIQYGLNELTGDSSDPND
- a CDS encoding helix-turn-helix domain-containing protein, translated to MFDPRSIAIQDSIQDVLADVDVTINEIGSYDRHGGTDAGALTDRQLVAVETALSIGYYAVPREASLADALDCAESTASVLLRRAERDLFARVLDRYDGAIGPVETP